From a single Engraulis encrasicolus isolate BLACKSEA-1 unplaced genomic scaffold, IST_EnEncr_1.0 scaffold_330_np1212, whole genome shotgun sequence genomic region:
- the LOC134443483 gene encoding NLR family CARD domain-containing protein 3, whose amino-acid sequence MNDKYSEQETEMCAKAKEEETEKKAKDDLLIKLGKLAFKYLERDTLIFYEKDLRDCGIDEESGTIQAGLCTQIFREEAAECGRNMFSFVHLSVQEFLAALYMLHMHATGQTNLFMTTWPQKVKWFFNKSRFNLYKGCLDRALLSENGHLDLFVRFLLGLAPLLEPKIRYPLNVILPHLSENVKEMSIAKTVDDIKRQINESNSTERIINLFHCLNELGDNSMVEEIERYMSSSAEKNLTPVQCSALAYLLLMSAEVLEEFDLKKYLRSDEGLHRMLPVVSIAQRVQLNQCHLSKSSCGMVASSIQGPHSNLRELDMSDNNLYDEGVELLCEGLKAPQCKLVTLRLNGCKFTEKSSKALAEVLQSPNSLTEMDLSGNDLGDSGVQLLSKGLANPHCRLQTL is encoded by the exons ATGAATGACAAGTACTCCGAACAAGAAACTGAGATGTGTGCAAaggcaaaagaagaagaaactgagaaaaaggcaaaAGATGACCTCCTCATTAAACTTGGCAAACTTGCCTTCAAATATCTGGAACGAGACACTCTGATATTCTACGAGAAGGACTTGAGAGATTGTGGCATTGATGAAGAATCAGGAACAATACAAGCAGGACTTTGTACACAGATTTTCAGAGAGGAAGCTGCCGAATGTGGAAGAAACATGTTCAGCTTTGTGCACTTGAGTGTACAGGAGTTCCTGGCAGCCCTTtacatgctccacatgcatgctACTGGCCAAACTAATCTCTTCATGACAACTTGGCCTCAAAAGGTGAAGTGGTTCTTCAATAAATCAAGATTCAACCTCTACAAGGGTTGCCTGGATAGGGCTTTACTGAGTGAGAATGGCCATTTGGATCTTTTTGTGCGCTTCCTTCTTGGACTGGCACCTTTGTTGGAGCCTAAAATCAGGTACCCCCTGAATGTGATTCTACCACATCTGTCAGAGAATGTCAAGGAAATGAGCATCGCCAAAACAGTTGATGACATCAAGAGGCAGATCAATGAGTCAAACTCAACAGAACGGATCATTAACCTCTTCCATTGCTTGAATGAGCTTGGGGACAACTCAATGGTTGAGGAGATTGAAAG ATACATGAGCTCATCAGCTGAGAAGAACCTGACGCCGGTCCAGTGCTCAGCTCTGGCTTATCTTCTGCTCATGTCAGCTGAGGTCCTGGAGGAGTTTGATCTGAAGAAATATCTCAGATCAGATGAAGGCCTGCACAGAATGCTTCCTGTAGTTAGCATTGCCCAAAGAGTTCA GCTAAATCAGTGTCATCTCTCCAAATCAAGCTGTGGGATGGTGGCATCTTCTATTCAAGGGCCACATTCTAATCTGCGAGAATTGGACATGAGTGACAATAACCTTTATGATGAAGGAGTGGAGCTTCTTTGTGAGGGACTGAAAGCCCCACAATGCAAACTGGTTACACTGAG ACTTAATGGCTGTAAGTTCACAGAGAAGTCCTCTAAGGCGCTGGCCGAAGTTCTACAGTCACCAAACTCCCTGACAGAGATGGACCTGAGTGGAAATGACCTGGGGGATTCTGGAGTTCAGCTTCTCTCTAAGGGATTAGCTAATCCCCACTGCAGACTGCAGACATTAAG